A single window of Salminus brasiliensis chromosome 18, fSalBra1.hap2, whole genome shotgun sequence DNA harbors:
- the LOC140538984 gene encoding proteinase-activated receptor 1-like — protein MEVRAALLLMTAAHVVAASSNGSDPRSFAVFRQTEAITYEPIDFPLPEVNTWSSRLKHPDKANSSTRRTRPGPSCNSSTQNCNRTAPVETLHVSDLAHTFLTGPLATRFFPIIYSLVFLISVPLNAMALVVFTCRVRQKKSVVVYMSQLALADLLFGLLLPLKVHYYARGSDWVFGEAACRVLTTAFYAYVNCSVLLVMCMSVDRMLAVAYPFASLYWRKPWIAALVCAGAWILALVGTMPLLTMQQTMQISQVGVTCHDVLDPEDSRYLDLFSSISCLFFFLPLIVTMVCYVVILRALRPQNSFQEALASSSLSRKRRRRATVMVFAVMVEFVVCFAPTNAILLVHCLLLGMDGKSAGGDGMYAAYMVALCLGSISTCLDPLLYYFGSSQCRLQISAALWWRRGKQAAGAFHSCSTQETCQYSSSCSAVSRWGRMAGVVGS, from the exons ATGGAGGTCCGAGCCGCCCTGCTTCTGATGACTGCTGCTCACGTCGTCGCTGCCTCCTCTAACG GCAGCGACCCTCGCAGTTTTGCAGTGTTCAGGCAGACAGAGGCCATCACCTACGAACCTATCGACTTCCCGCTTCCTGAGGTGAACACCTGGTCAAGCCGCCTCAAACACCCAGACAAAGCGAACAGCAGCACCCGCCGGACTCGACCCGGTCCTTCGTGCAACAGCTCCACCCAGAACTGCAACAGAACTGCACCCGTAGAGACCCTCCACGTCTCGGATTTGGCGCACACCTTCCTCACGGGGCCGCTGGCCACACGCTTCTTCCCCATCATCTATTCCCTCGTTTTCCTCATCAGTGTGCCGCTCAACGCCATGGCACTCGTGGTGTTCACCTGCCGGGTCCGGCAGAAGAAGTCGGTGGTGGTGTACATGTCTCAGCTGGCCCTGGCCGACCTGCTGTTTGGCCTGCTCCTGCCACTGAAGGTGCACTACTACGCCCGCGGTTCTGACTGGGTGTTCGGAGAGGCGGCGTGCCGCGTGCTCACCACAGCCTTTTACGCCTACGTGAACTGCTCCGTGCTGCTGGTAATGTGCATGAGCGTGGACCGCATGCTGGCCGTGGCTTACCCTTTTGCGTCCTTGTATTGGCGAAAACCGTGGATCGCAGCGCTGGTGTGTGCGGGGGCCTGGATCTTGGCACTGGTGGGCACGATGCCCTTGCTGACCATGCAGCAGACTATGCAGATCAGCCAG GTGGGAGTTACCTGCCATGATGTGCTGGACCCGGAGGACTCGCGCTACCTGGACCTCTTCTCCTCCATCAGCTGCCTGTTTTTCTTCCTGCCTCTCATCGTCACAATGGTCTGCTACGTGGTCATCCTCCGTGCCCTCAGGCCCCAGAATTCCTTCCAAGAAGCGCTGGCGTCGTCATCGTTatcgaggaagaggaggaggagagccaCGGTCATGGTGTTCGCCGTAATGGTGGAGTTCGTGGTGTGCTTCGCGCCGACCAACGCCATCCTCCTGGTGCACTGCCTGCTGCTCGGGATGGACGGGAAAAGCGCGGGTGGGGACGGAATGTACGCCGCATACATGGTGGCACTGTGCCTGGGCAGCATCAGCACCTGCCTGGACCCACTGCTCTACTACTTCGGCTCGTCGCAGTGCCGACTGCAGATCAGCGCTGCCCTGTGGTGGAGGAGGGGAAAGCAAGCAGCTGGGGCTTTTCACTCCTGCTCAACACAGGAGACCTGCCAGTACAGCTCGTCGTGCAGCGCCGTCTCACGGTGGGGAAGAATGGCTGGTGTCGTGGGGTCCTGA
- the LOC140538942 gene encoding proteinase-activated receptor 2-like: MDSSRSSRSEGLFFGFNVEEENEQGVNVTNASVTALKCDLTNVFLPVVYIIVFILGLPTNAMAVWVFLFRTKKKHPGSILLTNLALADLLFIIWLPLKIAYHFKGNHWTFGEPLCKVLVGFFYGNMYCSSIFIACISVQRYWAVAHPLSHRLDNRVAVCVSVCVWLVVWVLTTPLYLYEQTVEVTNLNITTCHDVTRPTQLRLPVGYFLTMGTVGYVVPCVVCVIAYLLTFRSLRRSVKDSSSNNKKKKAMIFMVIVLVMFLVCFTPSNIMLMLHYSHVSTPVLSNGYYIYIITLCLGSLNSCLDPLVYYFISDEFREHVKNTLKCRSERSAKRMKVSFSALKYSKKSTMSDSAPTQSTTYTSDSSHTQSTTYTSDSAHT; the protein is encoded by the exons ATGGATTCCAgccgcagcagcaggtctgaag GCCTGTTCTTTGGATTTAACGTAGAGGAGGAGAATGAACAGGGTGTGAATGTGACCAACGCTTCAGTGACCGCTCTGAAATGTGATCTCACCAATGTCTTCCTCCCGGTCGTCTACATCATCGTCTTCATCCTCGGACTGCCCACCAACGCCATGGCTGTCTGGGTGTTCCTCTTCAGGACGAAGAAGAAGCATCCAGGGTCCATCCTACTGACCAACCTCGCCCTGGCTGACCTGCTCTTCATCATCTGGCTCCCGCTGAAGATCGCCTACCACTTCAAGGGCAACCACTGGACCTTCGGGGAACCGCTGTGTAAAGTTCTGGTGGGCTTTTTCTATGGGAACATGTACTGCTCCAGCATCTTCATAGCCTGCATCAGCGTGCAGCGCTACTGGGCAGTCGCACACCCACTCTCTCACAGACTGGACAACCGGGTAGCGGTGTGTGTatcggtgtgtgtgtggctcgtggTCTGGGTCCTCACCACACCTCTCTACCTGTATGAGCAGACTGTGGAAGTGACCAACCTCAACATCACCACCTGCCATGATGTCACGCGTCCCACCCAATTACGCTTGCCTGTTGGCTATTTCTTGACCATGGGCACTGTGGGATATGTAGTCccctgtgtggtgtgtgtaatAGCGTATCTGCTGACGTTCCGCTCTCTCAGGAGGTCTGTAAAAGATTCCAGCagcaataataagaagaaaaaggcGATGATCTTCATGGTGATTGTTCTGGTGATGTTCCTGGTGTGTTTCACTCCGAGTAACATCATGCTGATGCTGCACTACTCTCATGTGTCAACACCAGTTCTGAGTAATGGTTATTATATCTACATCATCACACTGTGTCTGGGCagtctgaacagctgtctgGACCCATTAGTGTACTACTTTATCTCAGACGAGTTCAGAGAGCACGTGAAGAACACGCTGAAGTGCCGCAGTGAACGCTCCGCTAAAAGGATGAAGGTTTCCTTCAGTGCACTGAAATACTCAAAGAAGAGCACCATGTCTGACTCTGCCCCCACTCAGAGCACCACCTACACCTCTGACTCCTCCCACACTCAGAGCACCACCTACACCTCTGACTCTGCCCACACCTAG